One genomic segment of Acidiferrobacteraceae bacterium includes these proteins:
- the rpsT gene encoding 30S ribosomal protein S20: MANSAQARKRARQSETRRQHNAGRRSMMRTHMKKVLKAVAAEDREAATSAYREAVSLIDRSAKSGLLHKNAAARYKSRLNNRVRSLSA; encoded by the coding sequence GTGGCAAATTCGGCACAAGCCAGAAAACGCGCCCGTCAGAGCGAGACCCGCCGTCAGCACAATGCTGGCCGCCGCTCCATGATGCGCACCCACATGAAAAAGGTCCTCAAGGCCGTGGCCGCCGAGGACCGCGAGGCCGCGACCAGCGCCTACCGCGAAGCGGTGTCTCTGATCGACCGCAGCGCCAAGAGTGGCCTGCTGCACAAGAATGCCGCTGCCCGCTACAAGAGCCGCCTGAACAACCGCGTCCGTTCCCTGTCCGCCTGA
- the proB gene encoding glutamate 5-kinase: MSSASATDPRAGLLAARRCVIKVGSALLAGGAGLDQDTVAALGSQIATLRQRGVEVVLVTSGSVAAGMHRLGIRQRPHALHELQAMAAVGQMGLVQAYESAFQKHGLHTAQVLLTHDDLADRERYLNARSTLRTLLGHGVIPVINENDTVAVEEIRFGDNDTLAALVVNLLEAELLIILTDQAGLYEQDPRAHPDAKLVSDGSAGDPALARMAGGSGALGRGGMQTKLEAARKAARSGASTIICSGREPEVLSRLFQGEVLGTCLRPTQGRLASRKQWLAGQLKPRGRLILDAGAVEVLRRDGRSLLPVGVTAAEGQFRRGELVACVDPAGVEIARGLVNYDRDDTVRIIGRPSGEIESVLGYVDEPELIHRDNMVLL, translated from the coding sequence ATGTCATCCGCATCCGCGACTGATCCCCGCGCCGGATTGCTTGCGGCAAGGCGCTGTGTGATCAAGGTCGGCAGCGCCCTGTTGGCGGGCGGCGCCGGTCTGGACCAGGACACCGTTGCCGCCCTGGGCTCGCAGATCGCCACCCTGCGGCAGCGTGGCGTGGAGGTGGTGCTCGTCACCTCGGGCTCGGTGGCCGCGGGCATGCACCGGCTGGGCATCCGGCAACGGCCCCATGCACTGCACGAATTGCAGGCCATGGCGGCGGTGGGTCAGATGGGGCTGGTTCAGGCCTACGAGAGCGCATTCCAGAAACACGGACTGCACACCGCCCAGGTGCTGCTCACCCACGACGATCTCGCCGATCGCGAACGCTATCTGAACGCGCGCAGTACCCTGCGCACGCTGCTGGGTCATGGCGTGATTCCCGTGATCAACGAGAATGATACCGTCGCCGTGGAGGAGATCCGCTTTGGCGACAATGACACCCTGGCCGCGCTGGTCGTGAACCTGCTGGAGGCCGAACTGTTGATCATACTCACCGATCAGGCCGGGCTGTACGAGCAGGACCCCCGCGCACATCCCGACGCAAAACTCGTGAGCGATGGCTCCGCCGGGGACCCGGCCCTGGCACGCATGGCCGGGGGCTCCGGTGCCCTGGGCCGCGGCGGCATGCAGACCAAGCTGGAAGCCGCGCGCAAGGCGGCCCGCTCGGGTGCGTCCACCATCATCTGTTCCGGGCGCGAGCCAGAAGTGCTCTCGCGCCTGTTCCAGGGGGAGGTTCTGGGTACGTGTCTGCGTCCGACGCAGGGCCGCCTGGCCTCGCGCAAGCAATGGCTGGCCGGGCAACTTAAGCCCCGCGGGCGTCTGATACTGGATGCCGGCGCGGTCGAGGTCCTGCGCCGGGACGGCCGCAGCCTTCTGCCCGTAGGGGTGACGGCCGCCGAGGGCCAGTTCCGTCGCGGGGAACTGGTGGCGTGCGTGGATCCCGCTGGCGTCGAGATCGCCCGTGGGCTGGTGAATTATGATCGCGATGACACGGTGCGTATCATCGGTCGGCCCAGTGGCGAGATTGAGTCCGTTCTGGGTTACGTGGATGAACCCGAACTGATCCACAGGGATAATATGGTGCTGCTCTAG